A single Suricata suricatta isolate VVHF042 chromosome 2, meerkat_22Aug2017_6uvM2_HiC, whole genome shotgun sequence DNA region contains:
- the INHBA gene encoding inhibin beta A chain: MPLLWLRGFLLASCWIIVRSSPTPGSEGPGAAPDCPSCALATLPKDVPNSQPEMVEAVKKHILNMLHLKKRPEVTQPVPKAALLNAIRKLHVGKVGENGYVEIEDGAVPGAGGAGAGGEAGVAGGGGRGEDFSADAEFEAEPWPETASSHLLNSAAQPGAGSEGQCGAGSLAAGGSLAQLVKPDPSSRMKAMAFSASQLTACPRSLLCCVSSAGTARKTLHFEISKEGSDLSVVERAEVWLFLKVPKANRTRTKVTIQLLQKQPQGGVDAGEEAEEVGLMEERNEVLISEKVVDARKSTWHIFPVSSSIQRLLDQGKSSLDVRIACEQCHETGASLVLLGKKKKKEDEGEGKRKDGGDGGAGADEDKEQSHRPFLMLQARQSEDHPHRRRRRGLECDGKVNICCKKQFFVSFKDIGWNDWIIAPSGYHANYCEGECPSHIAGTSGSSLSFHSTVINHYRMRGHSPFANLKSCCVPTKLRPMSMLYYDDGQNIIKKDIQNMIVEECGCS, encoded by the exons ATGCCCTTGCTTTGGCTGAGAGGATTTCTGTTGGCGAGTTGCTGGATTATAGTGAGGAGTTCCCCCACCCCGGGATCCGAGGGGCCCGGCGCAGCCCCCGACTGCCCGTCCTGCGCGCTGGCCACCCTGCCAAAGGATGTACCCAACTCTCAGCCGGAGATGGTGGAGGCCGTCAAGAAGCACATTTTAAACATGCTGCACTTGAAGAAGAGACCCGAAGTCACCCAGCCGGTGCCCAAGGCGGCGCTTCTGAACGCGATCAGGAAGCTCCATGTGGGCAAAGTGGGGGAGAACGGGTACGTGGAGATAGAGGATG GTGCGGTGCCGGGCGCCGGTGGCGCCGGGGCcggaggggaggcgggggtggcgggcgggggcgggcggggggaggACTTCTCCGCGGACGCGGAATTCGAGGCTGAGCCCTGGCCGGAGACGGCGAGCTCACACTTGCTGAACTCCGCCGCTCAGCCCGGAGCGGGCTCCGAGGGCCAGTGTGGGGCCGGGAGCCTGGCTGCGGGAGGCTCCCTCGCCCAGCTTGTGAAACCAGATCCGAGCAGCCGGATGAAAGCCATGGCGTTTTCGG CATCACAACTAACAGCCTGTCCCCGCTCTCTCTTATGCTGTGTTTCGTCTGCAGGCACAGCCAGGAAAACGCTGCACTTTGAGATTTCCAAAGAAGGCAGTGACCTGTCGGTGGTGGAGCGTGCAGAAGTCTGGCTCTTCCTCAAAGTCCCCAAGGCCAACAGGACCAGGACCAAAGTCACCATACAGCTCTTGCAGAAGCAACCCCAGGGCGGCGTGGACGcaggggaggaggcggaggaagTGGGCTTAATGGAGGAGAGGAACGAAGTATTGATATCGGAAAAGGTGGTCGACGCGCGGAAGAGCACCTGGCACATCTTCCCGGTCTCCAGCAGCATTCAGCGGTTGCTGGACCAGGGAAAGAGCTCCCTGGACGTTCGGATTGCCTGTGAGCAGTGCCACGAGACGGGCGCCAGCCTGGTGCTCCTgggcaagaagaagaagaaggaagacgagggggaagggaagaggaaggacggaggagatggaggggcaggggcagatgaGGACAAGGAGCAGTCCCACAGACCTTTCCTCATGCTGCAGGCCCGCCAGTCTGAAGACCACCCTCATCGGCGGCGGAGGCGGGGCTTGGAGTGTGACGGCAAGGTCAACATCTGTTGTAAGAAACAGTTCTTTGTTAGTTTCAAGGACATTGGCTGGAATGACTGGATCATCGCTCCCTCCGGCTATCACGCCAACTACTGCGAGGGTGAGTGCCCGAGCCACATAGCAGGCACCTCCGGGTCCTCGCTTTCCTTTCACTCGACCGTCATCAACCACTACCGCATGCGGGGCCACAGCCCCTTCGCCAACCTCAAGTCGTGCTGTGTGCCCACCAAGCTGAGACCCATGTCCATGCTGTACTATGATGATGGGCAGAACATCATCAAAAAGGACATTCAGAACATGATAGTGGAGGAGTGTGGGTGCTCATAG